CGCATGTTGAACGTCCGCTTTGGAACTCAATTTCAACGACTGCGTCGCAGTGATCTTCGTCCCCAATCGGCTGAGTGCTCAGGGTGTGAGAAGGCTGCCTACTAAAGTGGGAAAGCGCTTCAAGCGCTTGGAGAGGTGGCAGAGTCCGGTTGAATGCGCACGACTCGAAATCGTGTAGGGGTAACACCCTCGTGGGTTCGAATCCCACCCTCTCCGTTTTCAGCAAGTGCAGAGAAAACCCGTATCGTCCCAAACCCTTTTGCGGTCGAGGAATGTTCTAGTTCTTCCTAGTCCTGGATAGTCTCGCCGAACACCAGGATGTATCCCGATTGTGTGGGTGGAAATCTTGTCTCAGTCAAGAACTTTGCCATAAAAGATCTTTCTTAGTCCTATTTGGAACCTAGTTAGAAGTTGACACTCCTCATTTTGATCACTCAGAAAGAAAGTTGACGGGTCAAGCATTAAGAGAGGGTGCGACATCTGTGGGGTTGGAACCTAAGGCGTTTGATTTTGATTAGGAACATGGCGCTGATCCTTGAGTTTTGTTCCCTTTACCCGTTGATCATGGCCCTTCTCAATGTCTACTCTTCACTTGGTAGTAGGGATTTGCTCTGATGAGTCTGCGTGTCGCTTTCGTTCTTGCTGGTGCGATCTCGGTGATGGGAATGCCTAATTCCGCAAACCAGATGTTTCGTGCTGGAGGCAGTAGTGGGACTGCTTGCCCTTCTGGGTCGCAATACAAGGGCGGCGGGTTCTGTAAGGCGAGTAACCCTGGTGATCAGTTTTTCCCTGCTGGAGGCAGCAGTGGAAATGCTTGTCCTTCTGGGTCGCAATACAAGGGCAGCAGGTTCTGTAAAGCGAATAATCCTGGTGATCAGTTCTTTCCTGCTGGTGGGAGCGGCAGGACCTCTTGTCCTGGTGGATCCCAGTACAAGGGCAGTGGATTTTGCATGGCGAAGTGATCGCCTCAAACCAGTCGATACCCACCTCGGATGAGTTCGAATCGTTTCCCATGCGTGCGCTTGGTCACATCAGGCATCAGGCTTCGCATTCGCATCCTTTGTTTGCGCTCTATTGCTAAGAGGATTTGTCTTGGTTGGGTCTGCTTAGAAATCAGGAAGACCTGAGGAACACCTGCCTTTGGAGAGGACAGAGTTCTCACGGGTAGGAGTGGGAAGTATCGCCCTCCCCCTAAACCCGTCCTCTATTACTAACCACCTCAAGAATCTTGGATACTCAGGCGTCCTGGTTGGTCATGGAGTGCGCTCCATCTCTTTGACAGAAGGACAGCAGGTTCTGTAGTTCCCTGACGAAGTGATCCAACGTCAGATGGCACACGTCTTTGGCGACAAGGTGAGGCCTGCGTACGACCAATCTCAGATGCTTGATGAGTGAAGGAAGTTCATGTTCGATTGGTGTGATGCTCTGCTCACTCTGGGAATGAAGGTCTTATGCATCAAAGGGGGGTCGCTTAAAACGTCCAAGAGGTTTAGATATGCCTGAAACGATGAAACCGGAAGTTCAGTTGTTACGTCTGCCTCAGATCAAGGAAATCACTTGTCTCTCTAAATCCTCCCTCTATCTCCTGATGGATGAGGGGGAGTTCCTGAAACAGACTTCGTTGGGTGCTCGTTCCGTTGCCAGGATTCACGCTTAGGCTTAGGAAAGGTGCGCTCTGAATGTCTCTACTGCTTTTGCCGGACTCCATAGATTATTCGCTGAAATCGTCCTCAAAGATGACAAATTGAAAAACAGTTCACCTATTGAAGTGGATATCTAGTGATCTGCGTGCAATTTCACTGGTAAGAATCTTGTTGCCTAATCGATTCAGGTGGCAGCAGCTATCTGAGTAAACAGGCTCGTTTACATTCTTGAATATGTTTCTTGCGTCAAGAATATGATGGAGAGGTATTCCGAACTTTTCGAGATCTATACGGCTAAAGGCGGTTCCGACTATTTCATAGTGTGGCTCTGAAGCGATTTCTTTTCTCTCTTCTGGGGTCATCGGCTTGGACCCAGCTAGATACTGGCTAGGCTGTATTACCTCAAGGTAGGTAGAATCGTTGGCTTTGGATATATGGTATGCAGCCATTGATGATTTTTGCCAGTTCAAAATAGCATTTTTCAGCGCATTGTTTTCGTCTCTATGGCTGCCTCTATCAAACTGCATGAGAGATATGAATGCAGGCCACTCCAGTTCGTTGTTTCCCCTGCCCTCTATAAAGTCTCTCTGGCATCTTATTGATAAAAGCTGTATCAAGGCAAGCCTCATCGCCCAAGGCGATTGCTCGCACCTTTCTACAACTCCTGCTCCATTTGCGATAACTTTTGAAGCCATCCTCAATCTATTGGGATGATGAGTAGGGACAATGGGATTAATTCCTTCCTTGTAGAAGTAGTTCATGGGACCATCTATTTCATTGTGGCCCGCTACATTTATAACAATGTCGAATTTCCACCCCATTGCATATAGTGCGTTTGCAGTTTGTGTCTGGATAGGCTGCTTTCCTCCGCCTCTAGCAGCATTGAATATTGCGATATCATCATTTTTACCTCTAGATGCAAGTTCGTTCCTGAATGCAGTAGTAATTGCATTCCCATCTTCCAGGAAATTTGCGACTGAGCCTCCTAGGATTAGGATCTTAATGCGGTTTATTGCTTCGGCTTGATTGAAAGTGCTTCTGAAGCCCCACAGCTTATCCTCTTCGCATAAATCATAATATCCAAAGACTGGATGAGGGTATATGCAGTTTGATGACGTGGTGGCATTAGTTTTACCTACTATTCCATTTAATCCATCCACTAATCCATCTTTTGATCCAGCCTGTGCAATTGCTTTCCTTTCGCTTCTGGTTAGTCCAAGCGAACCGTATCTATGTAAGATTATGGCTCGTGAAGCTGCCTCAACAAGGAGAATCGATAAAGCTGCATTGACTAGTAGAACCTTCAGGATGGATTTTCTAATCACGGAATTCTGCGGGCAGTCTATTGAGGATTAATCTGAATGGCACCTTAAGGTGTCTTGTGCTTTATTTAATTGGTTTCCAGATTAGCACTAGTGTCCCTGGACGGTTTCCGAGCAATTTTTCATCTGCACTTCCTCCCATTGATTAGGACGTAGTCCTCTTGAATCTTTTCCTATAGGCATTCCTTCGTTCTCAACCTAAATCTCTTTGGGATTTCTTTCGGCATCGCTTCGTGAATACTATCTACTTTGATATTGACATCAACTGCATTTTTTCTTGCTTTCGGTTCTGATTTAAGTACTGAAGGGAAAGCTTGTATGTGTTGCAACTTGTAGTGCATTTATCTTGTTTTTCGCAGACAGTATTTGGTTGCGCTTTTGATGCTTGTCCTTAGGACGCCATTGACTCTTCTGTAATTCAGTTTTGTTATGGCCTTGAGAGTGCTGCTGTTGAAGCCAGGGTAAATAATGCTGTCCGCAGTTATTTCGCATTTCTCTGTTTGAAGAACTCTGATCCATTTCCACGTAGCTGCTTCTGAATTCAGAGAAAACAATTTTGCAACTGCTATTGATCTGGATTGTAGTTCTTTATACTGATCGGTATTTGAGCAGGCTCTTCGAATTGTTCCAACGATTTGGCTGGGTCTCTGGATTGCTAATTCAGGAAAATACTGCATGGCTTCATGCATTCCATAATCTCCGGATGCGATAACTGGTGTGCCAAGCGCCATGCATTCAAAAGTCGCTGCGCCAAATGATTCGCGAATGCCAGTTGGGTTTTGAAGAGCAAGATGTGATGATGTGATGATTTCATCTTTCTCCAGGCCAAGGTTGCCATGAAATCTGCAATGACCTTCGGCAATATCGGACTCTGGTATGTGCTTCAAAATTTGGTTTGCGTAACTAGGGCTTGCGGGTACTAGCTGATGAACATCATTCCAAGAGTTGTAGGTCAATGCTGAACCGATTACATTCAGCTGAGCATTTGGGAATACTTTTTTTAATCTTTTCCATTGTTTGGCAATGTGAAGCAGGCCTTTGTCTGGAACTAGTGCGCCCAGGTGGACCAGTCGAAGAGGGAAGTCTTGTCTTGTTTCTATTGAACTCTCTATGTTGGCTTTGTTTGCTGGCGAAAAAATGTTTTGTATGATTATGCATCTTGGGTAAAATCTGCAATTGGATGAGTGCTGATAAGATCCTTGGTTTATGTATGCCAAGAAATCTGCTTGTCGAAGCTTGTGCTTGAAATGAAAGGGGTGATGTAGCCAGCAAAATACTCTATTGGATATGAGTTTCAGCTCTGCAAGCTTGCATGTTTCCAGGAGTAATGCGGTTATTATTGCGCGAGAGCCGGTCTCTTGTGGGCTGCTTAGGAATTGACAAAAATACTCTAAGCTCGAGAAGCTGACTTGTTTTAAGTTTTGACTTGCATTTAAAATGTTGATTGGAGAATAGTTGACTAAATAGATGGTCCATTGTGGCTTCGCTCTTGCCAGCCTTGAGGCAAGTAGGACTGTGACGTGCTGTGTGCCTCCGATTCCGGGGTTGTGCTCTGTGTTGAGGTCAAATGTTTTGCATGAGGCTGAATAAGAAAAGACCGGCAGATAAATCTTCATCGTCAAATTGCTTGATTAAAGTACTTTAGCAGTTAGCCCCTGATTTGCGCTTCTAATGCAGGGTGGAATGAGATATTTTCGTGATGGCGGATTGATTTTGTAAGTATTGCTCTCCTTGATGCTGTTGCCTCTTTAGGTGCTCGATTTTGCTCTCTTATGAGTGGAATAGCAGCACCAATCCTTCCTTGACCTGGTGGAACTCCCTCTCCTCTCTACTCAAATCCAGGCCGACCTCTAGGCCTTCGCTGACTGCTTGATCGAAGGGAGGGGTGTTCGGGGGCTTTTCCTCTCTCCACAGTGCGGCGATTCCCACGGCTGTGGCATGCCAGTGGAAGTGATCGGTTTCTCCAATGGAGGCTTCCTGGAGAGCTTCCTCTAGGAGGCCGTTGAGAGCAGTGCTGGTGGTTGCCATACCTCAAGCTTCGGGAGTGGGGCGTGAGACGGCAATCGCCTGAGAGACTTCTTGATCAATCTTCTGCGCTTTTAGGCGCATCTGGATGTCACCGGTTGGGCCGCGATGTGCTTGTATGCCGTTGCGGTTACTGGCACTTTGCAGCTGACGAATGCTTGGCCTTCAGGTTGATTGGTCTGATATGGGAGGGGTATTCCGTGGTTGATACTCCTCGTCAGACCCTCCTCTCAGCATCTGCATCGGCACTGCGCCTTCGCCCATCACGTCGTCACCTGAAGTTGATGACAGCTCCGCCTTCGGAGCTTCCTACTAGCACCATTGTTGGTGCTCAGAGCAAGCTTGGCCGATCGCTCAAGCGCTCTGGTGACCTTGCGTTTTCAGCGGCAGTGCTTGGACTGGGCTTTCCGCTATTTCTGCTGCTGGCTGTGTTGGTGAAGCTCAGCTCACCGGGCCCAGTGTTTTATGTGCAGAAACGGGTCGGCCGCGGCTATCAACGCTTTGGGTGCATCAAATTCCGCACGATGCGGCCTGATGCTGATGCCGTTCTGGCTCAGGTGTTGCAGCGTTCACCAGAGTTGCGCGCTGAATTTGAAAGAGATTTCAAACTGCGTAACGATCCACGCATCACGCCAATCGGCAGGTTTCTCCGTCGCTCAAGTCTTGATGAGCTGCCACAGTTTTTGAATGTTCTGCGTGGTCAGATGAGTGTGGTCGGACCACGGCCGATTGTGAACGAAGAGATCTTTCGCTATGGCGACTACATGGATGAAGTTCTGGCGGTCCGGCCTGGTTTGACTGGCCTCTGGCAAGTGAGCGGCAGAAATAATCTCAGCTATGACAAGCGGGTCAGGCTTGATCTGGCTTACGCCCGCGGACGTTCATTCTTGCTTGACATGGCCATCATCCTGCGCACGTTCGGTGTGTTGTTGCTGCCAATGGATCGTGGTGCTTACTGAGCACGCACTTGCAGGCTCCAGCTCAACATGGCTGCCATCAAGATCCAAAGCAGTTCAAGTCGTCTAGTCAGCTCCAGGATTCTGCTGATCCCTCGCGGGTCTGCAGTGGGCTGATCAGCTCCAAGCAGTGGTTTATCCACCCAACGATCGCCGTAACGGTTCCTGCCGCCTAGTTGCACGCCTGCACAGTGCGCATAGATCGCTTCTGAGCGTCCTGCATTCGGTGAAGCATCGAGCTGGCCTTCGCATTCAGCCGATCTGATCAGAGCTGGCCACTGGCGCCAGGGCATGCTGACCAGCGGCAGGCTCAGCATCACTAAGCGGCAGGGCAGCCAGGTCAGCAGGTCATCGAGTCGTGCGCCTGCCGTGCCCAGCCAGCGCAGCGTTCCTCTGCGGTACCCGAGCATGGAATCCAGGGTGCTGGCCGCCTTGAATCCCCAGGCCAGGGCTAGTGGCCCTGGCGCGTCGCTCAATCCAAGGCTCCAGAGAGCTGCACCCGCCAACATCCAGAACAGCGGTGCGAACAGCCCGTCCACCGCATTCTCACTGGCGGTTTCGGCGGTGGCGCGCAGGATCTCGTCTCGACTGAGTGAGGTCGTGTCGCGGCCCACAATCCAGCTGAGCTGCTCTCGTGCCGTTGAGAGACTGCCTCTCTCTTCGCGGGGGAGGGTTGCGATCACATTCAGCACGCTTTTTTCAAGGCTTTTGGCTGCCAGAGCACTGGCAAGGCCAGCGACCAGTGCCAGCACAGCGACGTTCTGGAGTATGCCGTCCGTTTCCAGGGCCATCCGTTCGATCAACCAACCGATGCTGGCGCTGCCAAGCGTGAGAACCAGCGTGATGGCTAGTCCACCCAGACGCAGCCACCGCGGGTGCCCACCGCTCCAATGTTCAACGCTGCGCCGCAGTGTGCTGATACAACGGCCCATCCACACCACAGGGTGTGGGGACCAGAGGGGATCGCCGATCAGCCGGTCGAGACCGGCCGCGGCAATCACCAGGAGAAAGGGCTGAATGATGCCCTGATTAGGAGGCCTTCAGCCAGCTGAACATCGAACGCAGCCCTTTGCCCACTTCCTCGATCTTGTGGTCACCGTCGCGCTTGCGGATCTTGTTCATCTCGGGCTTGCCGGCTTCGCACTCAGCCACGAAGTTCTTGGCGAAGGTGCCGTCCTGGATGTCAGAGAGAATTCGCTTCATCTCCGCCTTGGTGTCGGCGGTGATCAGGCGGGGGCCACTCACGTAATCGCCGTACTCGGCAGTGTTAGAGATCGAGTCGCGCATGGCTGACAGACCACCCTTCACCATCAGATCCACGATCAGCTTCACTTCGTGCAGGCACTCGAAGTAGGCCAGCTCAGGCTGGTAACCCGCTTCGACGAGAGTCTCGAAGCCGGCTTTCACCAGTTCGGACAGGCCGCCACAGAGCACGGCCTGTTCGCCGAACAGGTCGGTTTCGGTTTCTTCCTTGAAGTTGGTCTCCAGGATGCCGGCGCGGGTGCCGCCGATTCCCTTGGCATAGGCCATGGCCAGGCCACGGGCATTGCCGGAGGCGTCTTTCTCAATCGCGAACAGTGCAGGAACACCCTGACCGTTTTGATATTCCCAACGCACGGTGTGACCTGGGCCCTTGGGGGCGATCATCACCACATCCACATCGGCGGGAGGCTGGATCAGGCCGAAACGGATGTTGAAACCGTGGGCAAAGCTAAGAACCTTGCCAGCGCTTAGATGTTGCGCGATTTCCTTGTCATAGACCTCTTTCTGGAACTCATCAGGCAGCAGCACCATGATCCAGTCCGCCTTGGCGGCAGCATCCGAGACGCTCAGAACCTCCAGGCCGTCGGCCTTGGCTTTGTCAGCGGAGCGGCTTCCTTCGTAGAGGCCAACCACCACGTTCACACCGCTGTCCTTGAGGTTCAGAGCGTGGGCATGGCCCTGGGAGCCGTAGCCGATGATGGCAACTGTCTTGCCGTTGAGCAGCGAGAGATCGGCATCGGAGTCGTAAAAAAGCTGAGCCATCCGGACGATGAACGTGGAGCTTGGTAACGACCGAGCTTACGCAAGTGCCGGATCGATCAGGCCTCGTTGGGGTGGGCGATCACTCGGTCGATCAGTCCATAGTTTTTGGCCTCCTCGCTGCTGAGGAAGTAATCGCGGTCAGTGTCCTTCTCGATTTTCTCGAAGCTCTGGCCGCTCATGTCAGCCATCGAGCGGTTGAGCATCTCCTTCATGCGCAGAATCTCGCGCGCTTCAATTTCGATGTCGCTGGCCTGCCTTTGGGCAGTTCCGCCCAGAGGCTGGTGAATCATGATCCGGCTGTGGGGAAGGGCCAATCGCTTGCCTTTGGTGCCCGCCGCCAGCAGGAAGGCTCCCATCGACGCCGCAAGACCTACGCAGATGGTGACCACGTCGCTCTTGACGTATTGCATGGTGTCGTAAATCGCCAGCCCTGCCGTGACCGATCCGCCCGGGGAGTTGATGTACAGATAGATCGGCTTGCTGCTGTCCTCGGAGTCGAGATAAAGCATCTGGGCAACCAGGCTGTTGGCGACTGCGTCATTGACCTCGGAACCGAGGAAGAGGATTCGCTCCACTCCTAATCGGGTGTAGATGTCTACCCAGCGCTCCATCTGGCTGCCAGGGAGGCGGTAGGGCACGCTGGGGGTTCCGATCGGCATGAGTCCTGGTGG
This genomic window from Synechococcus sp. MIT S9220 contains:
- the ilvC gene encoding ketol-acid reductoisomerase; translation: MAQLFYDSDADLSLLNGKTVAIIGYGSQGHAHALNLKDSGVNVVVGLYEGSRSADKAKADGLEVLSVSDAAAKADWIMVLLPDEFQKEVYDKEIAQHLSAGKVLSFAHGFNIRFGLIQPPADVDVVMIAPKGPGHTVRWEYQNGQGVPALFAIEKDASGNARGLAMAYAKGIGGTRAGILETNFKEETETDLFGEQAVLCGGLSELVKAGFETLVEAGYQPELAYFECLHEVKLIVDLMVKGGLSAMRDSISNTAEYGDYVSGPRLITADTKAEMKRILSDIQDGTFAKNFVAECEAGKPEMNKIRKRDGDHKIEEVGKGLRSMFSWLKAS
- a CDS encoding sugar transferase; this encodes MTAPPSELPTSTIVGAQSKLGRSLKRSGDLAFSAAVLGLGFPLFLLLAVLVKLSSPGPVFYVQKRVGRGYQRFGCIKFRTMRPDADAVLAQVLQRSPELRAEFERDFKLRNDPRITPIGRFLRRSSLDELPQFLNVLRGQMSVVGPRPIVNEEIFRYGDYMDEVLAVRPGLTGLWQVSGRNNLSYDKRVRLDLAYARGRSFLLDMAIILRTFGVLLLPMDRGAY
- a CDS encoding glycosyltransferase: MKIYLPVFSYSASCKTFDLNTEHNPGIGGTQHVTVLLASRLARAKPQWTIYLVNYSPINILNASQNLKQVSFSSLEYFCQFLSSPQETGSRAIITALLLETCKLAELKLISNRVFCWLHHPFHFKHKLRQADFLAYINQGSYQHSSNCRFYPRCIIIQNIFSPANKANIESSIETRQDFPLRLVHLGALVPDKGLLHIAKQWKRLKKVFPNAQLNVIGSALTYNSWNDVHQLVPASPSYANQILKHIPESDIAEGHCRFHGNLGLEKDEIITSSHLALQNPTGIRESFGAATFECMALGTPVIASGDYGMHEAMQYFPELAIQRPSQIVGTIRRACSNTDQYKELQSRSIAVAKLFSLNSEAATWKWIRVLQTEKCEITADSIIYPGFNSSTLKAITKLNYRRVNGVLRTSIKSATKYCLRKTR
- a CDS encoding ATP-dependent Clp protease proteolytic subunit — its product is MPIGTPSVPYRLPGSQMERWVDIYTRLGVERILFLGSEVNDAVANSLVAQMLYLDSEDSSKPIYLYINSPGGSVTAGLAIYDTMQYVKSDVVTICVGLAASMGAFLLAAGTKGKRLALPHSRIMIHQPLGGTAQRQASDIEIEAREILRMKEMLNRSMADMSGQSFEKIEKDTDRDYFLSSEEAKNYGLIDRVIAHPNEA
- a CDS encoding AlpA family phage regulatory protein, whose translation is MKPEVQLLRLPQIKEITCLSKSSLYLLMDEGEFLKQTSLGARSVARIHA
- the cbiB gene encoding adenosylcobinamide-phosphate synthase CbiB; amino-acid sequence: MIAAAGLDRLIGDPLWSPHPVVWMGRCISTLRRSVEHWSGGHPRWLRLGGLAITLVLTLGSASIGWLIERMALETDGILQNVAVLALVAGLASALAAKSLEKSVLNVIATLPREERGSLSTAREQLSWIVGRDTTSLSRDEILRATAETASENAVDGLFAPLFWMLAGAALWSLGLSDAPGPLALAWGFKAASTLDSMLGYRRGTLRWLGTAGARLDDLLTWLPCRLVMLSLPLVSMPWRQWPALIRSAECEGQLDASPNAGRSEAIYAHCAGVQLGGRNRYGDRWVDKPLLGADQPTADPRGISRILELTRRLELLWILMAAMLSWSLQVRAQ